Proteins from a genomic interval of Flammeovirgaceae bacterium SG7u.111:
- a CDS encoding HD domain-containing protein encodes MKKKKIINDPVYGFLSIKSPLIYDVIQHPYFQRLRRIKQLGLTDFVYPGALHTRFHHALGAMHLMGNCLEELRRKGSEISEDEYESALLAILLHDIGHGPFSHALESSILKGVHHERMSILLMEYLNNEFGGKLSTAIQMFNNTYPRKFFHQLISSQLDMDRLDYLQRDCFFTGVIEGKVAFDRIIKMMDVNNDQVVIEQKGIYSVENFLNARRLMYWQVYLHKTTVGTEQMLIQLIRRAKYLVQQGEDVFATSTLKLFLEKDIGVEDFNKDKYLSAFAALDDFDIWGSIKDWVKHSDIVLSGLSEMLLNRKTFRVELTNEGQSPEKVARIEKSIQQYYNITEKDIPFLCTYGVISNSGYIPDNQNIMIKMKSGEIIDVAKASDLPNIEALSKIVKKYYLCYPKVLSL; translated from the coding sequence ATGAAAAAGAAAAAAATCATCAATGATCCAGTATATGGTTTTTTAAGTATCAAAAGCCCATTGATCTATGATGTAATACAACATCCTTATTTTCAGAGGCTTAGGAGGATAAAGCAACTTGGATTGACAGACTTTGTGTATCCAGGCGCGCTTCATACCCGTTTTCATCATGCTTTAGGAGCCATGCATCTAATGGGGAATTGCCTAGAAGAGCTTCGCCGAAAAGGAAGTGAGATATCTGAAGATGAATATGAGTCGGCGCTGTTGGCAATTCTGCTACACGATATAGGCCATGGTCCTTTTTCCCATGCGCTGGAGTCGAGTATTCTGAAAGGAGTGCACCATGAAAGAATGTCCATTTTGCTAATGGAATATCTCAATAATGAATTTGGAGGTAAGCTCAGTACCGCCATCCAAATGTTCAATAATACCTACCCAAGAAAATTTTTCCACCAATTGATCTCTAGTCAGCTCGATATGGACAGGCTAGACTACCTCCAAAGAGATTGTTTTTTTACCGGGGTTATTGAGGGAAAGGTCGCATTTGATAGGATTATCAAAATGATGGATGTGAACAACGACCAAGTGGTGATAGAGCAAAAAGGGATTTATAGTGTTGAAAACTTTTTGAATGCTCGTCGCCTCATGTACTGGCAAGTGTATTTGCATAAAACAACAGTTGGGACGGAGCAAATGCTCATTCAATTAATCCGTAGAGCAAAATATCTTGTGCAACAGGGAGAAGATGTTTTTGCTACTTCTACCCTCAAGCTATTTTTAGAAAAAGATATTGGGGTAGAAGATTTTAATAAGGATAAATACCTTTCTGCTTTTGCCGCTCTCGATGATTTCGATATTTGGGGAAGTATAAAAGATTGGGTGAAACATTCTGATATAGTTCTTTCAGGATTAAGTGAAATGTTACTCAATAGAAAGACATTTAGGGTGGAGCTTACCAATGAGGGCCAATCTCCTGAAAAAGTAGCTCGGATAGAGAAAAGTATCCAGCAATACTACAATATCACTGAAAAGGATATTCCATTTTTGTGTACATACGGTGTGATTTCTAATTCGGGTTACATTCCTGATAATCAAAATATTATGATAAAAATGAAGTCAGGGGAAATAATAGATGTGGCCAAAGCATCAGACTTGCCCAATATAGAGGCACTTAGCAAAATTGTGAAAAAATACTATTTATGCTACCCTAAAGTCTTATCTTTGTAG
- the lpxD gene encoding UDP-3-O-(3-hydroxymyristoyl)glucosamine N-acyltransferase: MEFSIQEVAGLLNGQIEGDSSAKVRTVAKIQEAESGSISFLANLKYEKFLYETKASAVIVSKDFEAKKEYLTTLIRVDDAYSAFSALLEEYQRLASLANIGIEDPHFRHESSTIGENIYLGAFAYIGANAKIGNNCKIYPHVYIGQGVTIGDNTIIYPGAKIMQDTVIGNYCTVKPGAVIGSDGFGFAPQADGTYKAVPQIGNVVLNDHVSIGANTTIDCATTGSTVIEDGVKIDNLVQVAHNAKVGSNTVVAGQTGISGSTEVGKNCRIAGQVGFVGHISIADNTTIGAQSGIMKSIEEPNSTVFGSPALELKEYMRSFAVYKKLPEFRKKIEALERSLLDS, encoded by the coding sequence ATGGAATTTAGCATACAAGAAGTAGCCGGCTTGTTAAACGGGCAAATCGAAGGAGATAGTTCCGCAAAAGTAAGGACAGTAGCCAAGATTCAAGAAGCGGAAAGTGGTTCCATTTCGTTCTTAGCAAACCTTAAATATGAAAAATTTCTTTACGAAACGAAGGCTTCTGCGGTCATAGTTAGCAAAGATTTTGAAGCCAAGAAAGAGTATCTGACCACTCTTATTAGAGTAGACGATGCTTATTCTGCATTTAGTGCTTTGCTCGAAGAGTACCAAAGGTTGGCTTCATTGGCAAATATTGGAATTGAAGACCCTCACTTTCGCCACGAGTCATCTACCATAGGCGAAAATATTTACTTAGGTGCCTTTGCCTACATCGGTGCCAATGCCAAGATCGGCAACAATTGCAAAATCTACCCTCACGTATATATTGGTCAAGGTGTGACGATCGGTGATAATACGATTATCTATCCAGGTGCCAAAATTATGCAAGATACCGTGATTGGGAATTATTGTACCGTTAAGCCCGGTGCAGTGATTGGTAGCGATGGGTTTGGATTTGCACCTCAAGCAGATGGTACGTACAAAGCTGTTCCGCAGATAGGAAATGTTGTGCTAAACGATCATGTGAGCATAGGGGCAAATACGACTATTGACTGTGCCACTACTGGTTCAACAGTGATAGAAGATGGTGTGAAAATAGATAATCTCGTACAGGTAGCACACAATGCTAAAGTAGGAAGCAATACAGTGGTTGCTGGACAAACTGGCATCTCTGGTTCAACTGAGGTAGGAAAAAACTGTCGAATAGCTGGTCAAGTAGGATTTGTAGGGCATATTTCTATTGCAGATAATACTACTATTGGTGCTCAGTCGGGAATTATGAAATCCATTGAAGAACCAAACTCTACAGTTTTCGGCTCTCCGGCACTTGAGCTGAAAGAGTATATGCGCTCATTTGCCGTCTACAAAAAACTACCAGAGTTTAGGAAGAAAATAGAGGCTTTAGAAAGATCGCTGTTGGACTCATAA
- a CDS encoding bifunctional UDP-3-O-[3-hydroxymyristoyl] N-acetylglucosamine deacetylase/3-hydroxyacyl-ACP dehydratase produces MQTKQHTIKDRVTVSGVGIHTGAHANMTFVPAKPNHGIKFKRVDLDGQPTVDADVDNVVDLSRGTTIEENGARVNTVEHTMAALVGLQIDNVLIEIDGPEPPIMDGSSIEFIKAIQAVGLEEQNVTRNFFEIPESVFYKEDDRQVELAALPNSDYRVTVMVDYNSPVLGSQHASLNHISQFAEEIASSRTFCFLHELEFLRQNNLIKGGNFHNAIVVVDKIVEQSELDELAKLFELPKVEVKAEGILNNVELRYNNEPARHKLLDLIGDLALVGRPLKGQILAARPGHAANIAFAKKLKRLMLKNDKQETPVYDPTSEPVLDINQITHVLPHDYPFRLVDRIISLDENSVSGIKNVTINEPFFQGHFPGNPVMPGVLQIEAMAQTGGILLLNTVDNPEQYWTYFIAIDSCRFKKMVTPGDTMIIKCDLLAPIRRGIAKMKGSAYVAGKLVCEATLSACLVKKDM; encoded by the coding sequence ATGCAAACGAAACAACATACTATTAAGGATAGGGTAACGGTTTCTGGTGTTGGAATTCACACAGGAGCTCATGCCAACATGACTTTTGTGCCTGCGAAGCCAAATCATGGTATCAAATTCAAGAGAGTAGATTTGGATGGTCAGCCGACCGTAGATGCCGACGTAGATAATGTTGTTGATCTATCGAGAGGAACTACCATTGAGGAAAATGGAGCAAGGGTAAATACTGTGGAGCATACAATGGCTGCCTTGGTAGGCTTGCAAATAGATAATGTACTGATAGAAATTGATGGTCCTGAGCCTCCAATTATGGATGGTAGTTCTATTGAATTTATCAAAGCCATACAAGCAGTAGGTTTAGAAGAACAGAATGTTACAAGGAATTTTTTCGAAATTCCTGAAAGCGTTTTTTATAAAGAAGACGACCGCCAAGTTGAGCTGGCAGCTTTGCCAAACAGCGACTATAGGGTTACGGTGATGGTTGATTACAACTCGCCCGTACTTGGAAGTCAGCACGCATCTCTTAACCACATAAGCCAATTTGCCGAAGAAATTGCTTCTTCTAGAACTTTTTGTTTCTTACACGAGCTAGAGTTCTTGCGTCAGAACAATCTGATAAAAGGAGGGAATTTCCACAATGCTATTGTTGTGGTGGATAAAATAGTGGAGCAGTCGGAATTGGATGAGCTAGCAAAACTATTTGAGCTCCCTAAGGTGGAGGTAAAAGCAGAAGGTATTCTCAATAATGTGGAATTGAGGTACAATAATGAGCCAGCAAGGCACAAATTGCTAGATTTGATAGGTGACCTTGCATTAGTAGGTCGACCACTTAAAGGTCAGATATTGGCAGCTCGCCCAGGTCATGCGGCAAATATCGCTTTCGCTAAAAAGCTAAAGCGTTTGATGCTGAAAAACGATAAACAAGAAACACCTGTGTACGACCCAACTTCCGAACCAGTGTTGGATATCAATCAGATCACACATGTGCTTCCTCACGATTACCCTTTCCGTTTGGTTGATAGGATTATCAGCCTGGACGAGAATTCGGTTTCAGGTATAAAAAATGTAACGATCAACGAACCATTTTTTCAAGGTCATTTCCCAGGGAATCCAGTGATGCCCGGTGTGCTTCAAATTGAAGCTATGGCTCAGACAGGTGGAATTTTGTTGCTCAATACAGTGGATAACCCAGAGCAATATTGGACTTACTTTATTGCGATTGATAGCTGTAGGTTCAAGAAAATGGTAACACCAGGTGATACAATGATTATCAAGTGTGATTTGCTAGCTCCTATCAGGAGGGGAATAGCTAAGATGAAAGGAAGTGCTTATGTAGCAGGTAAACTGGTATGTGAGGCTACGCTTTCTGCTTGCTTGGTCAAAAAAGATATGTAG
- the lpxA gene encoding acyl-ACP--UDP-N-acetylglucosamine O-acyltransferase, translating to MHHPLSNIHPEAKIGENVTIEAFVTVEKDVKIGDGTWVGPNACILAGSRIGESCEIHSGAVISGKPQDLKYKGEETLTRIGDNTVIREFVTINKGTSDRMETVVGSNCLLMAYVHIAHDCLLGDHCIIANSVQIAGHVELHDHARIGGTTAVHQFVKIGAHTMVGGGSLVRKDVPPYIIAAREPLIYSGVNSVGLSRHGFAPERINLIQEAYRLYFLKGNNKTAALQMIEELDDCEEKKNILDFIRSSERGIIKGYH from the coding sequence ATGCACCACCCACTTTCAAATATACATCCAGAAGCAAAGATTGGCGAAAATGTGACTATCGAGGCTTTCGTTACCGTTGAAAAAGACGTTAAAATCGGAGATGGCACATGGGTAGGTCCAAATGCCTGCATTTTAGCTGGGAGTAGAATTGGGGAAAGTTGCGAAATCCATTCGGGTGCCGTAATCTCAGGGAAGCCTCAAGACCTAAAATATAAAGGTGAAGAAACCCTGACCAGGATAGGAGATAATACGGTCATCAGAGAATTTGTGACTATAAATAAAGGGACGAGTGATCGGATGGAAACTGTGGTGGGAAGTAATTGCCTGCTTATGGCATATGTGCATATTGCGCATGACTGTTTGTTGGGAGACCATTGCATAATAGCCAACTCTGTTCAAATTGCTGGGCATGTAGAATTACACGACCATGCCAGAATAGGAGGTACTACTGCAGTCCATCAATTTGTAAAAATAGGAGCACATACCATGGTAGGTGGTGGTTCATTGGTAAGAAAAGATGTTCCTCCATACATTATTGCGGCAAGGGAGCCCTTGATTTACAGTGGCGTGAATTCTGTAGGTCTTTCGCGACATGGTTTTGCACCTGAAAGAATTAATTTGATACAAGAAGCTTATAGGCTTTATTTCCTCAAAGGTAATAATAAGACCGCAGCTCTTCAGATGATAGAAGAACTGGATGATTGTGAGGAAAAAAAGAACATATTGGACTTCATTCGCTCCTCAGAGCGAGGAATTATTAAAGGTTACCATTAA
- a CDS encoding ATP-binding cassette domain-containing protein has product MNILLEDIGKRFNKNWIFRHIGIEFESGQVYAITGNNGSGKTTLLKVISGISQSSEGKLSYSKNNTAIEAEAVFKYLTFVGPYTELIEEFSLVEIIDFYAKLKPLTIEKGLLIDRLGFDSVKNRYIKNYSSGMKQKVKLGLALFTQSDLLLLDEPTSNFDESNTNWYLEMMDQQKNKTIIIGSNQTYEYGFCNEVINLNNFKN; this is encoded by the coding sequence ATGAACATCTTGTTGGAAGATATTGGCAAGAGATTTAATAAAAATTGGATATTTAGACATATCGGTATTGAGTTTGAAAGTGGGCAAGTTTATGCTATCACAGGTAACAACGGAAGTGGGAAAACTACCCTGCTGAAAGTGATTTCTGGCATTTCCCAATCATCAGAGGGTAAATTAAGTTACTCTAAAAATAATACTGCAATTGAAGCAGAAGCTGTATTCAAGTACCTAACCTTTGTAGGACCGTATACAGAGCTCATAGAAGAGTTTTCCTTAGTAGAAATAATTGATTTTTATGCTAAGTTGAAACCTTTGACCATTGAGAAGGGTCTGTTGATAGACAGGCTTGGTTTCGATTCTGTAAAAAATAGGTACATCAAAAACTATTCTTCGGGGATGAAACAAAAAGTTAAGTTAGGCTTAGCATTGTTTACCCAATCTGATTTACTTTTACTCGACGAGCCTACTTCTAACTTTGATGAGAGTAATACAAATTGGTACTTGGAGATGATGGATCAACAAAAAAATAAAACAATTATCATCGGTTCTAACCAAACTTATGAGTACGGTTTTTGTAATGAAGTTATAAACCTTAATAATTTTAAAAATTAG
- a CDS encoding aspartate carbamoyltransferase catalytic subunit encodes MATSLSVRHLLGIKDLTESDLHLIFDTASQFKEVINRSIKKVPSLRDITVANVFFENSTRTRLSFELAEKRLSADVINFSSASSSVKKGETLLDTVQNILSMKVDMIVMRHSSPGAPHFLSSRVDANIINAGDGTHEHPTQALLDTFSIHNKLGGVAGKKVVIVGDISHSRVALSNIFALQKLGAEVMVCGPITLLPKYIGELGIKVETDIRKALQWCDIANILRIQLERQKAKHFPSLREYSMYFGVNKALLDSLDKQITIMHPGPINRGVEITSDVADSDHSIILEQVENGVAVRMAVLFLLAQKR; translated from the coding sequence ATGGCAACAAGCTTAAGCGTTCGGCACTTGTTAGGAATTAAAGACCTCACCGAGAGTGACCTCCACCTGATTTTTGATACTGCCAGCCAATTCAAAGAAGTTATCAACCGATCTATCAAAAAAGTGCCTTCACTCAGAGATATTACGGTTGCCAACGTATTTTTCGAAAATTCTACTCGTACAAGGCTCTCTTTTGAACTTGCCGAGAAAAGGCTCTCAGCCGATGTCATCAATTTCTCATCTGCTTCTAGTTCGGTAAAAAAAGGGGAAACCTTGCTGGACACCGTACAGAATATTCTTTCCATGAAAGTGGATATGATTGTGATGAGACATTCGAGCCCTGGTGCCCCACATTTTCTTTCTTCAAGAGTAGATGCTAATATCATAAACGCAGGAGATGGTACGCATGAGCACCCTACCCAGGCTCTGTTAGATACTTTTTCTATCCACAACAAGTTAGGCGGGGTAGCTGGAAAAAAGGTAGTGATAGTGGGTGATATTTCTCACTCAAGGGTAGCTCTATCCAATATTTTTGCCCTACAAAAACTAGGTGCAGAAGTAATGGTATGTGGACCTATTACCCTCCTTCCAAAATATATTGGGGAACTTGGAATCAAGGTTGAAACTGATATTAGGAAAGCACTTCAATGGTGCGATATAGCCAATATTCTTCGTATTCAGCTAGAAAGGCAAAAAGCGAAACACTTTCCATCCCTTAGGGAGTATTCTATGTACTTTGGGGTAAATAAGGCATTGCTCGATAGCCTAGATAAGCAAATTACTATTATGCATCCAGGACCTATCAACCGTGGAGTGGAAATTACCAGCGATGTAGCTGATTCTGATCATTCCATTATATTAGAACAAGTGGAAAATGGTGTTGCGGTTAGAATGGCAGTCCTCTTCTTGTTAGCACAAAAAAGATAG
- the pyrR gene encoding bifunctional pyr operon transcriptional regulator/uracil phosphoribosyltransferase PyrR, protein MAKITVLDQKLLDITIGRLCEELIENYDEFDNAAIIGMQPRGIFLAERIKNRLNDRLGLELPVGQLDTTFYRDDFRRRDEPLNPNSTNIPFIIEGKKVILIDDVLYTGRSVRAAISAMLAFGRPQKVELLTLINRKYSRDLPIEPNYVGKHVNTIQSQRVIVEWKEQGFEQDCIRMVNKV, encoded by the coding sequence ATGGCAAAAATCACAGTTTTAGACCAGAAATTATTAGATATCACTATTGGTAGGCTTTGTGAAGAGCTTATTGAGAACTACGATGAGTTTGATAATGCCGCCATAATAGGCATGCAGCCTAGAGGAATATTTTTGGCTGAGCGGATCAAAAACAGACTTAACGACAGGCTAGGGCTTGAACTGCCCGTAGGTCAGCTCGATACTACTTTCTACCGCGATGACTTCAGAAGACGAGACGAGCCTTTGAACCCCAACTCGACGAATATTCCTTTCATTATAGAAGGAAAAAAAGTCATTTTAATTGATGATGTGCTTTACACAGGACGAAGCGTACGTGCTGCCATTAGTGCCATGCTCGCTTTTGGCAGGCCCCAAAAAGTAGAGTTGCTTACCTTGATAAACCGGAAATATAGCCGCGACCTGCCCATTGAGCCTAATTATGTGGGGAAACATGTAAATACCATTCAATCGCAACGAGTGATAGTAGAATGGAAAGAGCAAGGATTTGAGCAAGATTGCATCAGGATGGTAAACAAAGTTTAG
- a CDS encoding adenylate/guanylate cyclase domain-containing protein: MDKNFTILYVDDEQQNLISFKAAFRREYKILTSLSGTEAIELLKEHEVHLIISDQRMPEMTGVQFLEKTLPMYPEAIRMVLTGFSDVEAIIDAINKGKVFRYITKPWDENELRMTIENARQLHSLQQKNKGLIMQLKSKVEEQEKTLKLFMKYVPEPIVQKALNDTEESFFEGEQREITVLFCDIRGFTSMSEEMSPKEVVSFLNAYYSIMTAVIKRHNGVVNQFVGDEIFAVFGAPVSYPNNEENAVICAIEMMEKLETLNASHENLLTRHVDMGIGINSGEVVAGNLGSEDKIEYSFTGDTVNTGKRIEMLTKEFPNTILISDDVWQKTKQLVATKTWEPVAVKGKKEKILVHEVLNKKL, from the coding sequence ATGGACAAGAATTTCACTATCTTATATGTTGATGACGAACAACAAAACCTGATCTCGTTCAAGGCTGCGTTTAGGAGAGAATATAAGATATTAACCTCCCTGAGCGGCACTGAAGCAATAGAGCTGCTTAAAGAGCATGAAGTACACTTGATCATAAGCGACCAGCGAATGCCTGAAATGACGGGGGTTCAGTTTTTGGAAAAAACCCTTCCTATGTATCCGGAAGCTATTCGTATGGTACTCACAGGCTTTAGCGATGTTGAAGCTATTATTGATGCGATAAACAAAGGAAAAGTTTTTCGATACATCACCAAGCCATGGGATGAGAATGAGTTGAGAATGACCATTGAAAATGCACGCCAGCTCCACTCATTGCAACAGAAGAACAAAGGCTTGATCATGCAACTAAAAAGCAAGGTTGAAGAACAAGAAAAGACGCTTAAACTGTTCATGAAATATGTGCCCGAGCCCATTGTACAAAAGGCACTGAACGATACGGAAGAATCATTTTTTGAGGGCGAGCAGCGGGAAATCACTGTGCTTTTTTGTGATATAAGAGGCTTTACAAGTATGAGTGAGGAAATGTCTCCGAAGGAGGTGGTTTCTTTCCTCAATGCATACTATTCTATTATGACGGCGGTGATCAAGCGACACAACGGTGTGGTAAACCAGTTTGTAGGTGATGAGATTTTTGCCGTTTTTGGAGCACCGGTTTCGTACCCTAATAATGAAGAAAATGCGGTGATCTGTGCCATAGAGATGATGGAAAAACTCGAAACGCTCAATGCTTCGCACGAAAACCTACTTACCCGCCATGTAGATATGGGAATTGGCATCAACTCGGGAGAAGTGGTTGCGGGTAACCTTGGATCTGAAGATAAAATAGAATATTCGTTCACTGGTGACACCGTAAATACGGGAAAAAGGATTGAAATGCTTACGAAGGAATTTCCAAATACTATCTTGATAAGTGATGATGTATGGCAAAAAACCAAACAGTTGGTGGCAACCAAGACATGGGAACCTGTAGCGGTAAAAGGGAAAAAAGAAAAAATTCTTGTCCACGAGGTACTCAACAAGAAACTCTAA
- a CDS encoding head GIN domain-containing protein yields MLIGLVMVIASCHNNITGEGEKITRDYGLTGFSSISSDMSADVYYSQSNDYLVKITAQPNILDVMEIEVKGSELKIGIKNGYNIKTHDGIYIETGSPEIFGFNLNGSGNITSADSVKTSDLNLTINGSGNFTFPTIKAEKVSCSIDGSGDLFLGGETGTNDIRINGSGNIKAFTLSSEASSIIINGSGDCEMWVEEDLDVDINGSGSVYYKGDPQIRINANGSGKVVKVD; encoded by the coding sequence ATGTTAATTGGCTTAGTGATGGTAATAGCTTCTTGCCACAATAATATAACCGGCGAGGGGGAAAAAATCACAAGAGATTATGGATTAACGGGTTTTTCAAGTATCAGTTCCGATATGTCGGCAGATGTGTATTACAGCCAATCGAACGATTATTTGGTTAAAATTACTGCTCAACCCAATATTTTGGATGTGATGGAAATAGAAGTAAAAGGCTCAGAGCTAAAAATAGGAATAAAAAATGGGTACAATATCAAAACACACGATGGTATTTACATAGAAACTGGTTCACCTGAGATTTTTGGGTTTAACCTCAACGGTTCTGGAAATATTACCAGTGCCGACAGTGTAAAAACATCAGACCTTAACCTTACAATAAACGGATCGGGAAACTTTACCTTCCCCACCATTAAAGCCGAAAAGGTTTCTTGCTCAATAGACGGGTCTGGCGATCTTTTCTTGGGTGGAGAAACAGGAACGAACGATATTAGAATTAATGGCTCGGGAAATATTAAAGCGTTCACGCTTTCTTCGGAAGCTTCAAGCATTATAATCAACGGATCGGGTGATTGCGAAATGTGGGTAGAAGAAGACCTAGATGTCGATATAAATGGAAGTGGGTCAGTATATTATAAAGGTGACCCTCAAATAAGAATCAATGCCAACGGAAGCGGGAAGGTTGTTAAGGTAGATTAA
- a CDS encoding alpha/beta fold hydrolase has protein sequence MKKKLLIFSTLCLFIGLFLADYLGPRAIIQTHGGVYSLLRPKKSKGLPKAEDYGLKSEKLEIQSQDGLNLSTLLIRTDSPVQKGTVIFVHGIRAYKERFFPACQFLSAQGYNSVLIDLRAHGGSEGEFCTFGFKEKEDIKTLVDSLTKIDGLSRHIGIWGQSLGAAVSLQAMAVDQRIRFGIIESTFSSFRQIVYDYADYHLGLKAPWLCDYLIWRAESIGDFEADKTVPSLAAKSITQPVLVVHGIEDRRISIAYGRQNFENLKSEKKEFLEIPKAGHMNVWKVGGDEYFEEVLRFVEREL, from the coding sequence ATGAAAAAGAAACTTCTGATTTTTTCAACTCTATGCCTTTTCATAGGATTGTTTTTGGCAGATTACCTTGGTCCGAGAGCTATTATCCAAACCCATGGAGGGGTCTATTCCCTCCTCCGACCTAAAAAAAGCAAAGGCTTGCCAAAAGCAGAAGACTATGGGCTGAAGTCAGAAAAGCTGGAAATACAATCGCAGGATGGCTTAAATTTAAGCACATTGCTCATCCGAACAGATAGCCCAGTGCAGAAAGGAACGGTGATTTTTGTGCATGGAATTAGAGCCTATAAAGAACGATTTTTCCCCGCTTGTCAATTCCTTTCTGCCCAGGGTTACAATTCAGTACTTATCGACCTGAGGGCACATGGGGGAAGCGAAGGAGAATTTTGCACCTTTGGTTTTAAAGAAAAAGAAGACATCAAAACCTTGGTCGATTCCCTTACCAAAATTGATGGTCTAAGCCGGCATATCGGTATTTGGGGACAATCGCTGGGTGCGGCGGTATCCCTCCAAGCCATGGCTGTCGACCAGCGAATTCGGTTTGGCATCATCGAAAGCACCTTCTCCAGTTTCAGGCAAATTGTGTACGATTATGCAGATTATCATTTGGGGTTAAAAGCCCCTTGGCTCTGCGATTACCTCATCTGGCGGGCAGAATCTATAGGTGATTTTGAGGCTGATAAAACAGTTCCCTCCCTTGCTGCAAAATCAATAACCCAACCAGTACTAGTAGTTCACGGCATCGAAGACCGACGAATCAGCATTGCGTACGGAAGGCAAAACTTTGAAAATCTAAAAAGCGAGAAAAAAGAGTTCTTGGAAATCCCCAAAGCAGGTCACATGAACGTTTGGAAAGTAGGAGGGGATGAATACTTTGAAGAGGTGTTGAGGTTTGTGGAACGTGAACTATAA
- a CDS encoding alpha/beta fold hydrolase — protein MPIINSTDYSPPIPFRNKHLNTVYPALFRKLDPLPFERERFTTPDDDFLDVDWLRGGNRKLAILLHGLEGSSASSYISGLSQALLAQGWDIAVMNFRSCSGEVNLKLRSYHSGETEDLKFLISQARESGMYGELVLAGFSLGGNIVLKYVGEEAEFLPKEIKAALTFSVPCDLAGGEKAIGKLYTNMFLKTLIPKALEKIETHNVGFDRERIRKAKTIWEFDNIFTGPVHGFEGADDYYQQSSSLFYLEKIKVPTFLLSAIDDPFLSISCLPFQKAEAHKSFFLMAPRFGGHVGFVQFNKQKLYWSEQQALRFLEEKIG, from the coding sequence ATGCCCATCATCAACTCAACGGATTATTCCCCACCCATTCCTTTCAGAAACAAGCACCTCAATACGGTGTATCCAGCCCTTTTTAGGAAGCTAGATCCCTTGCCATTTGAGCGGGAACGGTTCACCACGCCCGATGATGATTTTTTGGACGTGGATTGGTTAAGAGGCGGAAACCGAAAGTTAGCAATTTTGCTGCATGGCTTGGAAGGAAGTTCCGCATCAAGTTACATATCTGGTTTGTCCCAAGCTCTTTTGGCTCAAGGATGGGACATTGCCGTCATGAATTTTAGGAGCTGTAGTGGTGAGGTAAACCTTAAGTTGCGCTCCTACCACAGCGGGGAAACGGAAGATTTAAAGTTCCTTATTTCCCAAGCACGGGAAAGTGGCATGTACGGCGAACTGGTGCTCGCTGGCTTTAGCTTGGGTGGAAATATAGTGTTGAAATACGTGGGCGAAGAAGCTGAGTTTTTACCTAAAGAAATAAAAGCTGCGCTGACCTTTTCCGTGCCCTGCGACCTTGCAGGAGGGGAAAAAGCAATTGGGAAATTATATACCAATATGTTTTTGAAAACACTCATTCCCAAAGCATTGGAGAAAATTGAAACGCACAATGTAGGTTTTGACAGGGAAAGAATCAGAAAAGCAAAAACGATTTGGGAATTTGACAACATTTTCACGGGGCCAGTTCACGGTTTTGAAGGAGCAGACGACTATTATCAGCAATCGAGCAGTTTGTTTTACCTAGAAAAAATAAAGGTCCCTACCTTTCTCTTAAGTGCGATAGACGACCCATTTCTCTCAATTTCTTGCCTTCCTTTCCAAAAAGCTGAGGCGCATAAAAGTTTCTTTTTAATGGCTCCTCGTTTTGGCGGACATGTAGGTTTCGTACAGTTCAATAAGCAGAAGCTTTACTGGAGCGAGCAGCAAGCATTGAGGTTTTTGGAGGAAAAAATTGGCTAG